Proteins encoded within one genomic window of Candidatus Hydrogenedentota bacterium:
- a CDS encoding ABC transporter ATP-binding protein, translating into MLENENDVLIEVENIVTHYGETLVLDGISCKIRRNEIFVIIGGSGCGKTTLLKNLTGLLRPTSGRISFFGKDITAADEDELSKIQRRFGIAFQSSGLFNSMTVGDNVALPLREYGNMSEDLIGAVVRLKLSLVGLAHAEHLMPDELSGGMKKRAGLARALALDPPVVFFDEPSAGLDPIMASGLDDLVLTLKKLLGITFVIVTHELDSIRKVADRVLMLDRGKAVFLGTLNEALTADVPRLRQFFDRRADDFIMQRNA; encoded by the coding sequence ATGCTTGAAAACGAAAACGACGTCCTCATCGAAGTCGAAAACATCGTCACGCATTACGGCGAGACATTGGTGTTGGACGGCATTTCGTGCAAAATCCGACGCAACGAAATTTTCGTCATTATCGGCGGCAGCGGTTGCGGCAAGACGACATTGCTTAAAAATCTGACCGGCCTGCTGCGGCCGACATCGGGCCGCATCTCGTTCTTCGGCAAGGATATCACCGCCGCGGACGAAGACGAACTTTCCAAAATCCAGCGTCGCTTTGGAATCGCGTTTCAATCGAGTGGACTGTTCAATTCAATGACGGTCGGCGACAATGTGGCGCTTCCGCTGCGGGAATACGGCAACATGAGCGAAGATCTGATTGGGGCGGTCGTCCGTCTCAAACTGAGTCTCGTCGGGCTGGCGCACGCGGAGCATCTCATGCCGGATGAGTTGTCGGGCGGCATGAAAAAACGCGCCGGCCTTGCCCGCGCCCTTGCGCTCGATCCGCCCGTGGTTTTTTTCGACGAGCCATCGGCGGGGCTTGATCCCATCATGGCGTCGGGACTGGACGACCTTGTGCTGACCCTGAAAAAATTGCTCGGCATCACGTTCGTGATCGTGACACACGAGCTGGATTCCATTCGCAAGGTGGCCGATCGCGTGTTGATGCTGGATCGTGGGAAAGCCGTGTTTTTGGGAACGCTGAACGAGGCGCTAACGGCGGACGTT